One window from the genome of Streptomyces sp. NBC_01476 encodes:
- a CDS encoding succinate dehydrogenase cytochrome b subunit, whose translation MALATRTDRRPSMAKTVWDSTVGKKTIMAVSGLVMLLYLVVHMYGNLKIFFGPGTFNGYAHWLRTLGEPFLHYEWGLWIVRAALVVAVVAHIVCAYQLSRRDLRARPVGYVHRKARTSYATRTMRWGGVILALFIVWHILDFTTLTVNRNAEPGHPYQNVEATFHTWYGDVIYIVAMLALGLHVRHGFWSAAQTIGAGSATRDRALKITANVLAVVLTAGFIAVPVGVMTGIVN comes from the coding sequence ATGGCATTGGCAACCAGGACGGACCGTCGGCCGTCGATGGCGAAGACGGTCTGGGACTCGACCGTCGGCAAGAAGACGATCATGGCGGTGAGCGGCCTTGTCATGCTGCTCTACCTGGTCGTCCACATGTACGGGAATCTGAAGATCTTCTTCGGGCCCGGCACCTTCAACGGCTACGCGCACTGGCTGCGCACCCTCGGTGAGCCCTTCCTGCACTACGAGTGGGGGCTGTGGATCGTCCGCGCGGCGCTGGTCGTCGCGGTCGTCGCGCACATCGTCTGCGCGTACCAGCTCAGCCGCCGCGACCTCAGGGCGCGCCCGGTCGGCTACGTCCACCGCAAGGCCCGCACCAGCTACGCCACCCGCACCATGCGCTGGGGCGGGGTGATCCTCGCCCTCTTCATCGTCTGGCACATCCTGGACTTCACCACCCTCACGGTGAACCGCAACGCCGAGCCCGGCCACCCGTACCAGAACGTCGAGGCCACCTTCCACACCTGGTACGGCGACGTGATCTACATCGTCGCCATGCTCGCCCTCGGGCTGCACGTCCGGCACGGCTTCTGGAGCGCCGCACAGACCATCGGCGCCGGCAGCGCCACCCGCGACCGGGCACTGAAGATCACCGCCAATGTCCTCGCCGTGGTGCTGACGGCCGGCTTCATCGCCGTGCCCGTCGGGGTCATGACCGGCATCGTCAACTGA
- a CDS encoding LysR family transcriptional regulator, which yields MQFQQLAYFVAVADTRHFTRAAEAVHVSQPSLSQQILALERELGASLFSRARGNITLTDAGEALLPLARRILADADTARHEVLELAQLRRGRVRLGATPSLCTGLLPDVLRAFHDRHPGIQLLIEEGGSHDLVRELARGALDLALVVLPLPSPSPALTTVELFQEDLVMVSSTDSPAPRSPVRIADLEGQPMVMFRHGYDLRDLTLGACRAAGFEPYLSVEGGEMDAVLGFVRAGLGVGLVPTTVAARTGQDLRVTPLARPGLRRTVALAHRSDVAPPRAARVLQDVLLASARRAVTRSGLRPAGAEG from the coding sequence ATGCAGTTCCAGCAACTGGCGTACTTCGTGGCCGTCGCCGACACCCGCCACTTCACCCGGGCCGCCGAGGCGGTGCACGTCTCGCAGCCGTCGCTCTCCCAGCAGATCCTCGCCCTGGAGCGGGAGCTGGGCGCCTCGCTCTTCAGCCGGGCGCGCGGCAACATCACCCTCACCGACGCGGGAGAGGCACTGCTGCCGCTGGCCCGGCGGATCCTCGCCGACGCCGACACCGCCCGGCACGAGGTGCTGGAGCTGGCACAGCTGCGCCGCGGCCGGGTACGGCTCGGGGCCACGCCCAGCCTCTGCACAGGTCTGCTGCCGGACGTGCTGCGCGCCTTCCACGACCGGCATCCGGGCATCCAGCTGCTGATTGAGGAGGGCGGCTCGCACGACCTGGTACGGGAGCTGGCCCGCGGCGCGCTCGACCTGGCGCTGGTGGTGCTGCCGCTGCCCAGCCCCTCCCCCGCGCTGACCACGGTGGAGCTCTTCCAGGAGGACCTGGTGATGGTCTCCTCCACCGACTCGCCGGCGCCGCGCTCACCGGTGCGGATCGCCGACCTCGAAGGGCAGCCGATGGTGATGTTCCGGCACGGCTACGACCTGCGGGACCTGACACTTGGCGCCTGCCGCGCGGCCGGTTTCGAGCCGTACCTGAGTGTCGAGGGCGGGGAGATGGACGCGGTGCTGGGCTTCGTCAGGGCGGGCCTGGGCGTCGGGCTGGTCCCCACCACGGTCGCCGCCCGCACCGGCCAGGACCTGCGGGTCACCCCGCTGGCCCGCCCGGGCCTGCGCCGTACCGTCGCACTGGCCCACCGCTCGGACGTGGCGCCGCCCCGCGCCGCCCGCGTCCTGCAGGACGTCCTGCTCGCCTCCGCCCGCCGGGCGGTGACCCGCAGCGGGCTGCGCCCGGCCGGGGCGGAGGGATGA
- a CDS encoding cupin domain-containing protein, producing the protein MTDTTKPATAVNIDAKLAQFAEHWAPRRIAGINDYDVKIAKVQGDFVWHTHDETDELFLVISGRLVLQLRDGDVILGPGEIYVVPKGVEHCPRADEETAILLLEPAGTVNTGSAGGPRTREPVPLD; encoded by the coding sequence ATGACCGACACCACCAAGCCTGCCACCGCGGTGAACATCGACGCGAAACTGGCCCAGTTCGCCGAGCACTGGGCGCCCCGCCGGATCGCCGGGATCAACGACTACGACGTGAAGATCGCCAAGGTCCAGGGCGACTTCGTCTGGCACACCCACGACGAGACCGACGAGCTGTTCCTGGTGATCAGCGGCCGGCTGGTCCTCCAGCTCCGGGACGGCGACGTGATCCTCGGCCCCGGCGAGATATACGTCGTCCCCAAGGGCGTCGAGCACTGCCCGCGCGCCGACGAGGAGACCGCGATCCTGCTGCTGGAGCCGGCCGGCACGGTCAACACCGGCAGCGCCGGCGGCCCGCGCACCCGCGAGCCGGTCCCGCTGGACTGA